From Gadus morhua chromosome 14, gadMor3.0, whole genome shotgun sequence:
AACAtaaccccggcccccccccctcccttcatgTTTTCACATGAACACACTATGACAAGCATGTAATGTAAACAACCCCGGAGTGGCTGATCCTTGCAGCAGGTAGTGTCATTCACGTCAGGAGCTGTCACCTGCCAGTGAGTGACAgctcctatgtgtgtgtgtgtgtgtatgtgtgtgtgtgtgtgtgtgtgtgtttgtgcgtgtgtgtgtgtgtgtgcgtgtgtgtgtgtgtgtgtgtgtgtgtgtgtgtgtgtgtgtgtgtgtgtgtgtgtctgtgtaccaggtgtgtgtgcatgtgttcaggGGAAGTAGCCGCTTGccattgtcccccccccccccccccaacatgtctttgatccccccccacccccctctgctGCAGGTCAGAGCACCAGCAGGGGGTCCTCCCTGGGCCCCAGGGTTCGTggatcagagtgtgtgtgtgggggggtcgaCAGCACAAGGAGAAGGGAGgcttggggtggggggagggggggtgggggagggggggtgggggggcgacTTTGACTCCTGCTGGAAGCTGAGCACAACCATGCACTATGAACGGAGAATAAACATGGCATTCGTTTAAAATTaaaggtaaattgattaaatcgCCTGTTTAAATGAAAGAGTACTGTCTAGATTatgaggagatggggagggactTTCTTGAGGGACAGAACTTCATTCAGTGTATGGTCTACATCCATACACTGTATACACATGCAGCTTTAGGTCTATATCCATACACTGTAGACAGTTTACACATGCAGCTGTACATCTGTAACCATATACTGTACAGTTAAAACATTAAACAATAGGTCTATAACCATATACTGTACAGTTAACACATTAAACAATAGGTCAATAACCATATACTGTACAGTTTACACATTAAACAATAGGTCCATAACCATATACTGTACAGATTACACATTAAACTATAGGTCCATAACCATATACTGTACAGTTTACACATTAAACAATAGGTCCATAACCATATACTGTACAGTTTACACATTAAACTATAGGTCCATAACCATATACTGTATAGTTTAACATTAAACTATAGGTCCATAGCCACACAAAAAATGTTCTATAGGTTGCGGTAAATTAAAGTCGATTCAGGATTTTTTCCACTATaactctcttgagtcctctcaaaGTGGTGGAGAAAACGTCaacaaaaaatcccatgatgcattgtgatGTGCAAGCCCTACACACAGCATCGTATTAACCATGTATCTTACAGTCATTAAATAATAGATATTGCACTGATATTTATCATGACAATTATTTCTAAAGGATATTCAGGTTCCTGACCACATTGACGACAACAATGTCATCAACCATCCAACATCAACCAACACAACCTTTAAACACCTTTAAGCTGAACAATAATATTCCACATTGAGTGACAGAAAATTATTCATTATAATTGAATTATCATTTAATCATTTATGTAATGTCCTCTATGGCGATGTTTAGCATGCATTCAGAAATATTATTTTCACAATTGTATGAATCttattaaatacatttgtttgcgtgtgtgtgtgtgtgtgtgtgtgtgtgtgtgtgtgtgtgtgtgtgtgtgtgtgtgtgtgtatgcatgcgtgtgcgtgtgcatgtgagtgcgtgcatgtgtgtgcacgtgcgtgcgcgtgcactTTGGTACGTTGCTGTCCCATTGTCGGCCACTTGTGACACATGAATACCGAGCCGGTGAAGACGCACTGTGCGGGGCGAGGCGGACTGGGAGACAGCCCCACTCTGCTCTACACGCAGCGGTTGTGTTGTTTCCTCGTCTTCGCCACGGGGCTCCTCCTGCTGTGGTGCCGTCTGTTGTGAGGCAAATAGCCACTGCTGGGTGATGCCCCCAGTTGAAGAGATCAATCGTTCACATTTCTGCCACCTGAGAGTCGAAGGTCCCTGCGTAAGGCCTGTACCCCACGGCTCGGTCGATAGAGGATGGGGCCGAGAAGGAGCGCATCCATTAAACGCTCAGCATCTATTTATCATCTCTGCCGCGCGTAATCATTTCATTGTCAGCTTTGTTTTGCTGCTGGAACAGGAGGCAACATGGATATAGTACTTTGCTTTATGGATTTTCATGACTACACTCCCAAAGTTTAGACAGCATATAGgccaatgttttattttatttatgttttatttactaTTTACAAGAACTGATAGACCTGTACAGTGTAGTGATGTAACCAACTTGGAATACATTTATGAATATAGCGAAGCAAGCATTATAATCGTACTTAAGAATAATACCAATGGGTCTTCAacacattttattattaatgaatacaaataattcTAAAGTGATAGCAACGAATTGTTTAAGCTACAGGACTGAACAATTGCTTTCGGACTGAACAATTGCTTTCGgcataaaacgcatccaatttCAAATGTAAGGATGGCCTGTAAAATAGGCTGTAATAATTGTTAAAATCTCGATAAAtatgtttttagtttttgtatttgtattaaaCCCCAGAGGTGCGCAGTGGGGACAGATGTGTGTGCGGTTATGGGGCCCTCGTCccggagaggagggggacagagagtcACGGATGTGATGCGATGTGTTTAATTAAAAGCAGCTGTAAAAATATAATAGACAAAATATAACCAGGAGGAAAAGAAAGGGTATGCTTTAATACCATCAAAGGCCTTTTTCCGGATGTCCGTGCAATCCTTTGATAAGTTTGATCTCCCAGAACGATATGAGGCAGTCAGGGCGAGAGATGCGTTTCTTAAGAACATCTTCCACATAAAGGCGTTCAGACACCACCAATTGTATAGTTTTAACGAGTttcttttagttttgttttgaatAACGGTTAATAATGTGGACCACATTGCAAAATGTTCTGCAATTATATAAAACATGATATTATAATGATAACAATTCAGGTATGTCTAACCCATACACAaatcttaaaaataaaatacaaattattTATAACTTGAGGTCGTATTAGACCATCTATTAATGATAGTGAAAcatatctttttattttacaaactcTTCATTTGCATTAAGTGCTTTGTTTTtcttaaacaaaataaataagactaCCTATTCTAAGGCCAAAATATATGGCCTATTCTAAGGCCAAAAGATTCAGTGAATCCTCTTCAATCTAAAACagggagaaaataaataaacacagaagacaGCGCATTTCTTTTGGAAAACTGTTGTATTTGATTATTAGAGTAAAGAATTACAGTATCTTAGTTGTTAGTAGGTATTAAAGTGTAGAGAAACTGGACCCATAATGATCTTCCAACTTTCCAAGAAAGTGCATGTAACAGTCCGAAAGGTTGTCAAacctaatatatatttatatttataaaaacactATCATTTTGTCCCCTGGTCACACTgaacttgtttgtgtgtataagcTATATGTACATTTTGTTGTGAGGGAGTTTTTATTTCCACATCTGAATGTATTTACagaagtgtgcgtgcgtgtgtgcgtgtgtgtgtatgtgtgtgtgtgtgtgtgtgtgtgtgtgtgtgtgtgtgtgtgtgtgtgtgtgtgtgtgtgtgtgtgtgtgtgtgtgtgtagcgttgCATCTGATGTCAATGCGAATGCTAAGACATAGCAGCAATGTGGAGATCCAGTCGGGGCCCTGAAGCGTCGCCCTGTCCCGTACGAGTGGCGTCGTGTGTCCTAGGGTCCCCTCTTTTGCAAACGATTACTCTCTCAACCGCACAACTTAACACAACGAAAAACAATAAGATACAGAAAGAAATGTTAACTGTGGAAgtaaacaaaaaagtaaaaagtacaAGGGACAGAAACGAGGGAAACGAAAAAAACAGGTTAACACTAAAGAGGCCCTAGGAATGCAGCAAACACGTATGTCTTTTCTTCTtccttaaataaaataaaaagtaaatagCGTTCGAAGTtccgttgttttgtttttgatgttTTTTCTATAGGTTGACATGAATACACAGATGTTAAACCGTCTAGAAGAAATCAGTGTACAAATATTTACAGCCAGGCTTTTTGCTTATTACACAGCTAAAGCATCACATGAACATTGACAGTTTTGTTATATCTAATACAGACGGAAAATAACTTAATGCCGAGTTAAGGTTATCTACTCAGATAGTTTCAAAAGCACATTTTTTAAGCACTCGTATACCCATTCTGGCTTTTAAACAAAGAAAACGAACTGTTAATGCTTCCACTTGGTTTCAAGCAAGGTTATTATCACTAATAAATAAGCTCATTAAAACTTTTACATGTTGTACATTGTACAAAAAAAGCTACTTGTCTTCACAACTGTCCGTAAAGTTTTCGACGGCAAGCCAAAGCACTTCCCATCAGTTCATTTTTTCTCGTGTTTGTCCTCGCCTGTTGtcgccctcctctctctaaGTGTACAGTACGACCGCAGGGCCTCCGTCCTCCGTccacgtaccccccccccccctagttaGTGGCAATCTCTTTATTGTCCTCCATGAAGCGGGTGAACCGGAAGTGGGTCCCGTTCTCCGTGTTGGCCATCTTCTCCAGGCCGGCCAGAGCGGTGTTGGGGCCCGCCCCGTGCAGCTTGTCCAGGCTGCCCGTCAGCCCCCCGATGGGGGAGCTGCCCCCGTTCCCCAGGCTGCCGGACATGGATGGCACGCCTCCGCTCTGGATCACCGAGATCTCGTTGGCCTTCATGGCCAGGCCGCTGGAGAAGGCGGCGGCGTACTGGTTCCAGAAGCTGGTGGGGTCTCCGTTGCTGAGCCTCGAAGGCATGTCCTTCTGGAAGATCTCCGGGAACTTGATGGGGTTGGTCCCCAGGAAGGCCATGGGGCCGTCCACCGAGAGCCTACGGCCCCTTCTGGCCGGGGCGCTGTTCCACATGTGTGTACCCATgtgaacctacagagagagagagagagagagagagagagagagagagagagagagagagagagagagagagagagagagagagagagagagagagagagagagagagagagagagagagagagagagagagagggatgcagggagagagagagagagagagggcagtagagagggagcagtgagagagagatggagagagagagacagagcaaggcAGGAGACATTTAGTAATGTTTACAAAGTACGAGCTGCACACATGATGATGCAATGGAAAAAGAATAATGATGCCTTGGTTACAATTAAAATAGCTTGACACTCTGGATGTGAGCGCATGGCCTACTTATTATTGTGATTGGACGAGATACAAAGACTTTAATCTAAACCTTAATTTTCTCGTCTCGCGAACGGGCTGATGACGTTAAGAGCCAAGGTTTGCGGTGTCTGCCTCCATTGCTCAGACTTTAAATTGCATCTGCCATCTGACTCCTGCTGAAATATTTGCTTCAGCAGGACAACAATTGTCTCTATGTACATCTTCTTGTAGAGGATGAGTATAAAAAACGGTGGAGAATGGTTGCCTCTAGTTACCGCCACTAATTCTGTTAActgcccctctcccagctgtTCTCAACTAATCACATTCTCCAGTTCCTACCTAATAATCATATTAATTGGGTGATTCAACCTTTCCGTCGAGGTCCCTGTTCCTCGGCAAGCTGTTTCAGTCATCCATAATACATTACCTCCCTCTAACACCTTGTCTATCGACAACTGACCGCTCGCCTCGAGGCCTAAATTGTACACCTACTATACTTCATCTACTTTCTGTGCTCATGAAGAATGCAGCTGGATATGGATGTAACATGGACGTAGATGGATGTGGCCTCCGGTCTTACCTTCAGGTTGCCTTTGGTGGTGAAGGCCCGGCCGCAGATGGAGCAGGCGAatggcttctcgccggtgtgagttcTCTCATGGATCTGGAGGGCGCTGGACGAGGAGAAGGTCTTCCCACAAGTGTTGCAGTAGTGCTGCTTGGGAGTCCGACGCGGCGGGGCGTTGGAGAGCACAGGAGAGGTGGAGGCCGAGGAGGTGACCAGGCCGGGGGGCATCTCCCTGATCTCCGGGTGGAAGCTGCTGAAGAACCCGTTGACCTCCGGCTTGATGAAGGAGCTcacggagaggaaggagggagtggGGCTGGAGCAGATGCTGGTAGTGGAGGGCTCGAAAAGCTGGGAGGGCAAGTCCCTCATCTGATGCGTGAGCATATGCTGCTTCAAGTTGCCTTTGGTTGAGAAACCTCGATTACAAGCCGTGCAAATGAATGGTCGTTCTTTGGTATGGCTTCGATAGTGGATATCCAAGGCACTCTGACAAGCAAATGTCTTCCCACAGATGTCACAGGCTGTGTTTCTGATGGTGCTCCGCTCACGGAAGGGGAACATCATGCCCAGTGGTTCTTTCAAAGGATTGACAGATGTGAGGTCTAGTGCTCCTATGCTGGAAGGGTGAGAGTGCATGAGACTCGCACTAATGTGCTCCAGGGATAAGGCCCTCTGGTGCCTCTCTTCCAAACTGGGGGATTTACGCTGTTCTGGCTGCCCATTTGTGGGGGATGGGGCCTGCATGGAGGAGGTAGTTTCTGACACGGCTGGACTCCCAGGGCTTTGACTTTCACCATCCCCTCCCAGAGACGAAGAGTCATTGGTGAGGCAATCTACTTCCATCGAACCGTTCAACATTGCCCTCATACGGCTCATATGATGTTCGTCGGTTTCGTTATTCTGGTGGATGATCCCATGATGCTCCTCTCTGGCCCTGTCTTGCACGTCTTGGAGAGTCATATCAGGAGGAGTCGGGGAGCTGCACAGGCTGTCGTGGAAGGCATCGGCAGACCTGGGTGTGTCCGGCACACTGCCATCGAGGCCCTCCTCCATGCCTTCAATGTCATCTGAGAAGGTGTCGAGGTCATCAAAGTTGGCCTCCTCGAAAGAGCCTGTGTCAGAGACCATGGACTCTGGGTAGCTGTCGGGCAGCGGGGTGTTTGGGATCTGCCCCCCCATGTGCATGCGAATGTGCTGTTGCAGAACCACAGCGTTAGTGaacttcttctgacaaattggGCAGGAGTGCTGGACTCTCAGAGGAGGCATGGCCCTATGGACACTGTAGTGAGTTTTCAGATTACCCTTTGTGGTGAACGCCCTGCCACAGACTTTACACTTGAATGGCCTTTCCCCGGTGTGAGTGCGGTAATGCATTTTCAGAGCGCTCTGACAGCTGAGTATACGGTGGCAGATGACACATTCATTTGGGTCCGTCACTTTTCTGTCAATGTTCTCCACGAGCTGTTGTAGCTTTGAGGTCTCTGAACCTTGGAGGGGATCCAGAATGCCCCCAAATGGGAACTTAGCCTTGAACTGATCAGACATGAGAGGCATTAGAGGGTTGGTCATCATTGGGGGGCTGTTTGATGTGGTGTACTCTGCCATACTCTCAAAGGTAGAGCTCAAACTTGCTGGAAAGCTTGAGGAATGACTGCCTTCTTCAGATTTCCCGTTTGAGGTAGGCAGGGTTGCACTTTCTCCCTCTTCCGATGCGCCATCATTGCTCTTGGTCGAAAGATCAGCACCTGAGTCATTCTTTGATGCTATCGAAGGGCTTGTTATGGCTATGGAATGATCCTCTTTTTTAATGAAATGTGGTAGGCTAGGCATTGTAGGTGGCAGCAGCATGCCAACAGATGATGTCAAAGTTGACAAGACTGGTTTGCTGTCCAGCCAGCTGGTGACAGGCTTTTCAGGGGGCATAGACATACCATAGGGAATACCTGTGTTTGTCGGTATGTTATCTAAATGTTCAGGAACGGGATATGGGTTCATCTGAATGTGTGGGTACTTATCTTTATGTCGCTGGAAATGGACCTTCAGGTTTCCACGGGTGGAGAAGCGGTTTCCACAGATGTTACACTTGTATGGTCTTTCCCCGGTATGTGAGCGCAAGTGGATCTGCAAGGCGCTGTCGCTCCCAAAGACCTTGGCACAGAACCTGCACTTATGCTTAAAGAAAGCTTCCTCTGAGCTGCTCTTGTGTTCAAAAGAAGTTACGTTTGGTGGTTTGCCTTTCCTCTGTTGCGCCAGTGCTGCTAATGAACTAAGGTCTTCAACAGTGGTGCCAACACTCGGGAGAGTGCTCGAAAACATAGAGTTGCCAGGTGGGGGCTGAGGTAGAAGTGGATTCACTGCAGAATTGAACAGGCTACCTATCCCAAATGCTGGCGTAGAGGACTTAGTAAGTGAGGGGTTGCTAAGTTGAGAGTGGAGGCTGCTTAAATGAGTGGGCCTCTTGTCAGAGGAATGGGCATTGATTGTTGTTGGCCCTAGTGTGCTAATGGTCTGAGATGTCTCACTTCTGCCAGGGTTAGGCTGAGGTAGCTGTGCTGCTGCGGCCAGCTGTTTGAGGCTGCTGATACTGGCTGACTGACTAGCCAGGCTCTGTGCGAGGCCCGCGGCTGCTGCCAGCTGCTGGGAGAGATGGGAGCTCAGCGTGGTCAGTGGGCTGGCAGTGGACCCCATTGTGCCTGGAGTAGAACTTGGGGGTGCTTGCATTTCAGGAGACTGCGATGCCAGTAGCAATATGTGGTGGCGGATCTGCTCGATGAGCTGCAGCTGGTGGATCTGTTGCTGCTGCAGCGCGAGGAGCTGCTCCATCAGAGCGGGCACGGCCACCCGTGGTGCCCCTGGGGTACGGGTGTCCTGGGAGAACTGTGCAACGGCCACTTTGGTGCTCTGGAGGTTTTCAATGATGACGTTGCTGTTGATCATGGAGAAGCTTCCCAGGCCGGTCAGTTTGCCGAGCTGCGGGGGCTGAGGGGCGGTGATAACGGAGGTAGCTGAGGCG
This genomic window contains:
- the sall1a gene encoding sal-like protein 1a isoform X1; its protein translation is MSRRKQAKPQHFQTDPHVPLSEHNGDTEHCSEEPPCKESDAHVCGRCCAEFFEISDLEEHQKNCTKNQLVLIVNENPASPAESFSPGSPPHNPDDPMNDTANTTDQAEGSDLLESITLDKAESMDVDVSSGHEEEGGHTEPGSPDDGDGNHGGRESSGPASATSVITAPQPPQLGKLTGLGSFSMINSNVIIENLQSTKVAVAQFSQDTRTPGAPRVAVPALMEQLLALQQQQIHQLQLIEQIRHHILLLASQSPEMQAPPSSTPGTMGSTASPLTTLSSHLSQQLAAAAGLAQSLASQSASISSLKQLAAAAQLPQPNPGRSETSQTISTLGPTTINAHSSDKRPTHLSSLHSQLSNPSLTKSSTPAFGIGSLFNSAVNPLLPQPPPGNSMFSSTLPSVGTTVEDLSSLAALAQQRKGKPPNVTSFEHKSSSEEAFFKHKCRFCAKVFGSDSALQIHLRSHTGERPYKCNICGNRFSTRGNLKVHFQRHKDKYPHIQMNPYPVPEHLDNIPTNTGIPYGMSMPPEKPVTSWLDSKPVLSTLTSSVGMLLPPTMPSLPHFIKKEDHSIAITSPSIASKNDSGADLSTKSNDGASEEGESATLPTSNGKSEEGSHSSSFPASLSSTFESMAEYTTSNSPPMMTNPLMPLMSDQFKAKFPFGGILDPLQGSETSKLQQLVENIDRKVTDPNECVICHRILSCQSALKMHYRTHTGERPFKCKVCGRAFTTKGNLKTHYSVHRAMPPLRVQHSCPICQKKFTNAVVLQQHIRMHMGGQIPNTPLPDSYPESMVSDTGSFEEANFDDLDTFSDDIEGMEEGLDGSVPDTPRSADAFHDSLCSSPTPPDMTLQDVQDRAREEHHGIIHQNNETDEHHMSRMRAMLNGSMEVDCLTNDSSSLGGDGESQSPGSPAVSETTSSMQAPSPTNGQPEQRKSPSLEERHQRALSLEHISASLMHSHPSSIGALDLTSVNPLKEPLGMMFPFRERSTIRNTACDICGKTFACQSALDIHYRSHTKERPFICTACNRGFSTKGNLKQHMLTHQMRDLPSQLFEPSTTSICSSPTPSFLSVSSFIKPEVNGFFSSFHPEIREMPPGLVTSSASTSPVLSNAPPRRTPKQHYCNTCGKTFSSSSALQIHERTHTGEKPFACSICGRAFTTKGNLKVHMGTHMWNSAPARRGRRLSVDGPMAFLGTNPIKFPEIFQKDMPSRLSNGDPTSFWNQYAAAFSSGLAMKANEISVIQSGGVPSMSGSLGNGGSSPIGGLTGSLDKLHGAGPNTALAGLEKMANTENGTHFRFTRFMEDNKEIATN
- the sall1a gene encoding sal-like protein 1a isoform X3 codes for the protein MNDTANTTDQAEGSDLLESITLDKAESMDVDVSSGHEEEGGHTEPGSPDDGDGNHGGRESSGPASATSVITAPQPPQLGKLTGLGSFSMINSNVIIENLQSTKVAVAQFSQDTRTPGAPRVAVPALMEQLLALQQQQIHQLQLIEQIRHHILLLASQSPEMQAPPSSTPGTMGSTASPLTTLSSHLSQQLAAAAGLAQSLASQSASISSLKQLAAAAQLPQPNPGRSETSQTISTLGPTTINAHSSDKRPTHLSSLHSQLSNPSLTKSSTPAFGIGSLFNSAVNPLLPQPPPGNSMFSSTLPSVGTTVEDLSSLAALAQQRKGKPPNVTSFEHKSSSEEAFFKHKCRFCAKVFGSDSALQIHLRSHTGERPYKCNICGNRFSTRGNLKVHFQRHKDKYPHIQMNPYPVPEHLDNIPTNTGIPYGMSMPPEKPVTSWLDSKPVLSTLTSSVGMLLPPTMPSLPHFIKKEDHSIAITSPSIASKNDSGADLSTKSNDGASEEGESATLPTSNGKSEEGSHSSSFPASLSSTFESMAEYTTSNSPPMMTNPLMPLMSDQFKAKFPFGGILDPLQGSETSKLQQLVENIDRKVTDPNECVICHRILSCQSALKMHYRTHTGERPFKCKVCGRAFTTKGNLKTHYSVHRAMPPLRVQHSCPICQKKFTNAVVLQQHIRMHMGGQIPNTPLPDSYPESMVSDTGSFEEANFDDLDTFSDDIEGMEEGLDGSVPDTPRSADAFHDSLCSSPTPPDMTLQDVQDRAREEHHGIIHQNNETDEHHMSRMRAMLNGSMEVDCLTNDSSSLGGDGESQSPGSPAVSETTSSMQAPSPTNGQPEQRKSPSLEERHQRALSLEHISASLMHSHPSSIGALDLTSVNPLKEPLGMMFPFRERSTIRNTACDICGKTFACQSALDIHYRSHTKERPFICTACNRGFSTKGNLKQHMLTHQMRDLPSQLFEPSTTSICSSPTPSFLSVSSFIKPEVNGFFSSFHPEIREMPPGLVTSSASTSPVLSNAPPRRTPKQHYCNTCGKTFSSSSALQIHERTHTGEKPFACSICGRAFTTKGNLKVHMGTHMWNSAPARRGRRLSVDGPMAFLGTNPIKFPEIFQKDMPSRLSNGDPTSFWNQYAAAFSSGLAMKANEISVIQSGGVPSMSGSLGNGGSSPIGGLTGSLDKLHGAGPNTALAGLEKMANTENGTHFRFTRFMEDNKEIATN
- the sall1a gene encoding sal-like protein 1a isoform X2, whose protein sequence is MVDRTCVEKFSRSAVSRGDTEHCSEEPPCKESDAHVCGRCCAEFFEISDLEEHQKNCTKNQLVLIVNENPASPAESFSPGSPPHNPDDPMNDTANTTDQAEGSDLLESITLDKAESMDVDVSSGHEEEGGHTEPGSPDDGDGNHGGRESSGPASATSVITAPQPPQLGKLTGLGSFSMINSNVIIENLQSTKVAVAQFSQDTRTPGAPRVAVPALMEQLLALQQQQIHQLQLIEQIRHHILLLASQSPEMQAPPSSTPGTMGSTASPLTTLSSHLSQQLAAAAGLAQSLASQSASISSLKQLAAAAQLPQPNPGRSETSQTISTLGPTTINAHSSDKRPTHLSSLHSQLSNPSLTKSSTPAFGIGSLFNSAVNPLLPQPPPGNSMFSSTLPSVGTTVEDLSSLAALAQQRKGKPPNVTSFEHKSSSEEAFFKHKCRFCAKVFGSDSALQIHLRSHTGERPYKCNICGNRFSTRGNLKVHFQRHKDKYPHIQMNPYPVPEHLDNIPTNTGIPYGMSMPPEKPVTSWLDSKPVLSTLTSSVGMLLPPTMPSLPHFIKKEDHSIAITSPSIASKNDSGADLSTKSNDGASEEGESATLPTSNGKSEEGSHSSSFPASLSSTFESMAEYTTSNSPPMMTNPLMPLMSDQFKAKFPFGGILDPLQGSETSKLQQLVENIDRKVTDPNECVICHRILSCQSALKMHYRTHTGERPFKCKVCGRAFTTKGNLKTHYSVHRAMPPLRVQHSCPICQKKFTNAVVLQQHIRMHMGGQIPNTPLPDSYPESMVSDTGSFEEANFDDLDTFSDDIEGMEEGLDGSVPDTPRSADAFHDSLCSSPTPPDMTLQDVQDRAREEHHGIIHQNNETDEHHMSRMRAMLNGSMEVDCLTNDSSSLGGDGESQSPGSPAVSETTSSMQAPSPTNGQPEQRKSPSLEERHQRALSLEHISASLMHSHPSSIGALDLTSVNPLKEPLGMMFPFRERSTIRNTACDICGKTFACQSALDIHYRSHTKERPFICTACNRGFSTKGNLKQHMLTHQMRDLPSQLFEPSTTSICSSPTPSFLSVSSFIKPEVNGFFSSFHPEIREMPPGLVTSSASTSPVLSNAPPRRTPKQHYCNTCGKTFSSSSALQIHERTHTGEKPFACSICGRAFTTKGNLKVHMGTHMWNSAPARRGRRLSVDGPMAFLGTNPIKFPEIFQKDMPSRLSNGDPTSFWNQYAAAFSSGLAMKANEISVIQSGGVPSMSGSLGNGGSSPIGGLTGSLDKLHGAGPNTALAGLEKMANTENGTHFRFTRFMEDNKEIATN